A DNA window from Engystomops pustulosus chromosome 6, aEngPut4.maternal, whole genome shotgun sequence contains the following coding sequences:
- the LOC140063955 gene encoding neurotrophin-4-like, translating to MLLRLYAMVISYLCAIKAAPFQNQTTDRDYGPKNSSNSSDQLQTFFNFTDGLHDGFFPDLATTYPDMAGKDWNLYSPRVALTRQEPSGPPLLFLAEELISHSEPANRTSRVKRAQGSDAISPSRRGELSVCDSRHVWVTDKRSAIDIHGKTVSILSEIQTLTGPLKQYFFETKCNPEGGTTNGCRGVDKRQWLSECKQKQSYVRALTMDEKLVGWRWIRIDTACVCTLLSRRGRT from the coding sequence ATGCTCCTCCGCCTTTATGCCATGGTGATCTCATATCTTTGTGCCATCAAAGCTGCCCCCTTCCAAAACCAGACTACCGATCGGGATTATGGACCTAAGAATTCCTCAAACTCCTCAGACCAACTACAGACCTTCTTCAATTTCACTGATGGACTGCATGATGGCTTCTTCCCAGATTTAGCAACCACATATCCTGACATGGCTGGCAAAGACTGGAACCTTTATTCCCCAAGAGTAGCCCTCACTAGACAGGAGCCATCAGGACCTCCTCTTTTATTTTTGGCAGAAGAGTTAATTTCACATTCAGAACCAGCAAACAGGACTTCTCGGGTGAAACGGGCACAGGGGTCAGATGCAATCAGCCCTTCTCGAAGAGGAGAGCTTTCTGTATGTGACAGCAGGCACGTATGGGTGACTGACAAAAGGTCAGCTATTGATATTCATGGTAAAACAGTCAGTATCCTATCTGAAATTCAGACACTTACAGGACCACTAAAGCAATATTTTTTTGAGACCAAGTGCAACCCAGAAGGAGGTACCACTAATGGTTGTCGAGGGGTTGATAAAAGACAATGGTTATCAGAATGCAAACAaaagcagtcctatgtaagagcATTGACCATGGATGAAAAGCTTGTAGGTTGGCGCTGGATCCGGATTGATACAGCATGTGTTTGCACCCTGTTGAGCAGAAGAGGAAGGACGTAA